One segment of Methanolinea mesophila DNA contains the following:
- a CDS encoding alpha/beta fold hydrolase codes for MPPFVLVHGGDISTDTWNRLYRRNIYPPGGHLGPHCWDGTVSFLEARGLPAFAPALGSEKTHTLTAHTDQVCRVILENNLRNVILVAHSYGSFPVIGTADRLPKKIRHLVFLDTGLPDPGQSLMDLLERAYSRSNSPPIPDPDPPYVEKIRYDPATIRRIPKTYIRCTKSDFADLTLYSKRKVDEEASCFGNWTYLEIPSSHVPMADAPEKFNRVLLSIAER; via the coding sequence ATGCCCCCCTTCGTCCTCGTCCACGGCGGCGACATCTCCACCGATACCTGGAACCGACTCTATAGACGCAACATTTACCCGCCCGGGGGCCACCTCGGCCCGCACTGCTGGGACGGGACGGTCTCGTTCCTCGAGGCCCGCGGCCTCCCTGCCTTCGCACCGGCACTCGGGAGCGAGAAGACCCATACCCTCACCGCCCACACCGACCAGGTCTGCAGGGTGATCCTGGAGAATAACCTTAGGAACGTAATCCTCGTCGCACACAGTTACGGCTCGTTCCCCGTCATCGGCACTGCCGACCGGCTTCCGAAGAAGATCCGTCACCTCGTGTTCCTGGACACCGGACTGCCGGACCCGGGACAGTCACTCATGGACCTCCTGGAAAGAGCGTACTCCCGCAGCAATTCACCGCCCATTCCCGACCCCGACCCGCCTTACGTGGAGAAGATCCGGTATGACCCGGCAACGATTCGCCGGATCCCCAAGACCTACATCCGCTGCACGAAGAGCGATTTTGCGGACCTGACCCTCTATTCGAAGCGGAAGGTCGATGAAGAGGCTTCGTGCTTTGGGAACTGGACCTACCTGGAAATCCCCTCGTCCCACGTGCCAATGGCCGATGCACCGGAGAAGTTCAACAGGGTTCTCCTCTCGATCGCGGAACGGTGA
- a CDS encoding ABC transporter substrate-binding protein, which produces MQVPRIIVFLFVLIAILIVLMIFLAGSFPGGSYGPGHPEAYLLYASAGSMPQLLNTGQVDAFIAWEPVVSQAELSGIGRMVATPAELPPPGEWENAASCIFLLRNDTIHREPEISALLSALTIAAVNRTNEDPELAENITAAWVFGNKPILTPTGTLDPLAVEQHSFSNMVFTSDAALPVSSMVASTVETEKGPGGYNLSAMTDPAVEAQGRAYLSGSPLPVPSGTVPTLSLGYLPSSDNFAPLYVMVMDSGYFSAQYGFCLAPDDPEQSRPDACTLFVNGTPAAYVSLVPGQSGGGLMTAVGQEVLDGVYVGSIPAELQIGLGNPSLIIQSINTGGTGLVVGPDAPCDDWQGFVRWVKIRSASGNPIVVATIQSSIQEDMIREAFGYENITVIMYGSGE; this is translated from the coding sequence GTGCAGGTACCAAGGATAATCGTCTTCCTTTTCGTGCTCATCGCCATCCTGATCGTGCTGATGATCTTTCTGGCGGGGTCTTTTCCGGGCGGAAGTTACGGACCGGGGCACCCCGAAGCATACCTCCTCTACGCATCGGCAGGGTCCATGCCCCAGCTCCTCAATACGGGCCAGGTGGACGCATTCATCGCCTGGGAACCGGTCGTCTCACAGGCGGAGCTCTCGGGTATCGGGCGGATGGTCGCCACCCCCGCCGAACTTCCCCCTCCGGGTGAATGGGAGAATGCTGCCAGTTGCATTTTCCTGCTCCGGAACGATACCATTCATCGCGAGCCCGAAATCTCGGCCCTGCTCTCGGCGCTCACCATCGCGGCGGTCAACCGTACCAACGAGGACCCGGAGCTCGCCGAGAACATCACCGCGGCATGGGTCTTTGGCAATAAACCGATCCTGACCCCGACCGGGACGCTCGACCCGCTCGCCGTGGAGCAGCATTCGTTCTCCAACATGGTCTTCACCAGCGATGCGGCCCTGCCGGTGTCCAGCATGGTCGCAAGTACCGTGGAAACGGAAAAAGGGCCCGGGGGTTACAACCTCTCGGCGATGACCGATCCGGCGGTGGAAGCCCAGGGAAGGGCATATCTCTCCGGTAGCCCGCTCCCTGTGCCGTCGGGAACAGTCCCGACTCTTTCCCTGGGGTACCTCCCCTCATCGGACAACTTCGCCCCCCTCTACGTCATGGTCATGGACTCCGGGTACTTCTCCGCACAGTACGGGTTCTGCCTCGCACCCGACGACCCTGAACAGAGCCGCCCGGACGCGTGCACCCTCTTCGTGAACGGAACGCCCGCGGCGTACGTCAGCCTGGTGCCCGGCCAGTCGGGGGGCGGACTCATGACGGCGGTCGGGCAGGAGGTCCTCGATGGGGTCTACGTAGGGTCCATCCCGGCCGAGCTGCAGATCGGCCTTGGCAATCCTTCCCTCATCATCCAGTCGATCAATACCGGCGGGACCGGGCTCGTGGTGGGACCGGACGCCCCGTGCGACGACTGGCAGGGTTTTGTCAGGTGGGTGAAGATCCGTTCCGCGTCGGGAAACCCCATCGTCGTGGCCACGATCCAGAGCTCCATCCAGGAAGACATGATCCGCGAAGCGTTCGGCTACGAGAATATCACGGTGATTATGTATGGTTCAGGCGAATAA
- a CDS encoding ABC transporter permease — MVQANKHRIREYGKGLSIIFLLILAWGVLALVIQNNFILPPLRDMLVVLLHPAQPVLGGASLIENTLVSLREVLTGFFAAAAIGIPLGLFIGSSANARSYLNPVIQILRPVPPIAWMPFAIAWFAIGFQSVIFIIFMGAFFPILISTTDAVQGVRRQWVDVAVMFKATDLERMTTVTIPGALPVTWSGLRVAFGVAWMCVVAAEMLPGTSAGLGFLIMYAYNLGQLQVIGAGMIIIGIIGLGADALFQVVQLRFFAWRGRD; from the coding sequence ATGGTTCAGGCGAATAAACATCGGATTCGGGAGTACGGCAAGGGGCTCTCGATCATCTTCCTCCTCATCCTTGCATGGGGCGTCCTGGCCCTGGTCATCCAGAACAACTTCATCCTCCCCCCGTTACGGGACATGCTGGTCGTGCTGCTTCACCCTGCGCAACCGGTCCTCGGCGGGGCGAGCCTGATCGAGAACACCCTGGTGAGCCTTCGCGAGGTCCTTACCGGGTTCTTCGCGGCGGCCGCGATCGGCATCCCCCTCGGCCTGTTCATCGGGAGTTCGGCAAATGCCCGGTCCTACCTCAACCCGGTCATCCAGATCCTCCGCCCCGTCCCGCCGATCGCCTGGATGCCGTTCGCGATCGCATGGTTCGCCATCGGGTTCCAGTCGGTCATTTTCATCATCTTCATGGGGGCGTTCTTTCCCATCCTGATCAGCACCACCGACGCGGTGCAGGGTGTAAGAAGGCAGTGGGTCGACGTGGCGGTGATGTTCAAGGCGACCGATCTCGAGAGAATGACGACTGTTACGATCCCGGGGGCGCTCCCGGTCACCTGGTCGGGGCTCCGCGTCGCGTTCGGGGTGGCCTGGATGTGCGTGGTCGCTGCCGAGATGCTCCCCGGTACGAGCGCCGGCCTCGGGTTTCTGATCATGTACGCCTACAACCTGGGGCAGCTGCAGGTCATCGGGGCCGGGATGATCATCATCGGCATTATCGGGCTCGGTGCCGACGCCCTCTTCCAGGTCGTCCAGCTCCGGTTCTTCGCATGGCGGGGGAGGGACTAA
- a CDS encoding ABC transporter ATP-binding protein, which produces MAGEGLTMEPALSIDSVSLTFSKDTGSCPVLQGVSLDAYPGEIVCVMGPSGCGKTTLLRVVAGLEHADQGTIRMAEDHATGERHAAMVFQDPALFPWLSVRDNIVYGLRLRSGKVPEEEVKKRVLALLSLVRLESFAESYPYELSGGMRQRAAVARALAVQPRVLLMDEPFSALDVFTRRELEDEILRIRDAAGSEGTRITILLITHNPEEAVYLADRILILSDRPASVHREIRVDLPHPRNPADPDFLALREEVTGLVKR; this is translated from the coding sequence ATGGCGGGGGAGGGACTAACAATGGAGCCCGCACTCTCCATCGATTCGGTAAGCCTGACATTCTCCAAGGATACCGGTTCCTGCCCCGTGTTGCAGGGAGTGTCCCTGGATGCGTATCCCGGCGAGATAGTCTGCGTCATGGGCCCGTCAGGGTGCGGCAAGACCACCCTTCTCCGGGTCGTCGCCGGGCTCGAGCATGCCGACCAGGGCACGATCCGGATGGCCGAGGACCACGCGACCGGCGAACGCCATGCGGCGATGGTCTTCCAGGACCCCGCCCTTTTTCCCTGGCTCTCGGTCCGGGACAACATTGTGTACGGGCTCCGGCTCCGGTCGGGGAAGGTCCCGGAGGAGGAGGTGAAGAAACGGGTGCTCGCCCTCCTCTCGCTCGTCAGGCTCGAATCATTCGCGGAATCGTATCCCTACGAGCTCTCCGGGGGGATGCGGCAGCGGGCTGCGGTAGCCCGGGCCCTCGCCGTGCAGCCGAGAGTGCTCCTGATGGACGAACCGTTCAGTGCACTGGACGTCTTCACCCGGCGGGAGCTCGAGGACGAGATTCTCCGGATACGCGATGCCGCGGGCAGTGAAGGAACCAGGATCACGATCCTGCTCATCACCCACAACCCCGAGGAGGCGGTGTACCTCGCCGACCGGATCCTTATCCTTTCGGACCGGCCGGCTTCGGTCCACCGCGAGATCAGGGTCGATCTCCCTCACCCGCGTAACCCGGCAGACCCGGATTTTCTCGCTCTCCGGGAAGAGGTGACCGGGCTCGTGAAGCGGTAG
- a CDS encoding PAS domain-containing protein has translation MIERGSARVYTISRRVPLTTMLCFQKDGVVILDAQGVIVQVNSTYETLCGRGRDELLGIPVTGSGLPIIDDPELTSLIGQNHGPKDFSKKFYDQKLDITRFFKVRMIPSVFEGGQSGLTMIAEDITERTEFEKRLEESESRYRAVVEDLTDLVCRRLPDGTITFANVAFCRYFGKLPEELIGKKFRPRIPLPDLDTHADPFGAVIVPNALTSHEQRVLSDIGDVRWIQWHNRTLCDSSGAVHEIQSVGRDITGQREREKEILMNNCAIAASPYAIALWNSPGSVIYTNNAFRSLFGYDDELEILGKPLEQFVLRTLDNSVYHVASSLLNEGRWSGTVLASRKDGSVFEATLSGLLLKDERYFPQNGGIGTFTVGDKVQKTPEPGRAQKTQAVAEERPEPPGPSPKFEITEYFDPIPMPTFSLDTAGKVIVWNRAMEVITGVRREEVRGTGTYREVLKGIYPELQPLLIDIIDTPEHELRARYPGVEQYGNEYYLERYVPSFRNNRGAYINEKAARIIAPSGSVIACLESIQDVTDVKNARESLMRMKEEIDSSLNEKIRQILNYNGINDI, from the coding sequence ATGATCGAGAGAGGAAGCGCACGGGTCTATACCATATCGCGCCGTGTTCCCCTGACCACCATGCTCTGTTTCCAGAAAGATGGCGTGGTGATCCTTGATGCCCAGGGAGTCATCGTCCAGGTAAACAGTACCTACGAGACGCTTTGCGGCAGGGGAAGGGATGAACTTCTCGGCATTCCTGTGACAGGTTCAGGGCTGCCCATCATCGACGACCCGGAATTAACCTCCCTGATCGGGCAAAATCACGGTCCCAAGGATTTCTCGAAAAAGTTCTACGACCAGAAACTGGATATTACCCGGTTCTTTAAAGTCAGGATGATACCTTCCGTGTTCGAAGGCGGCCAGTCGGGACTCACGATGATCGCCGAGGACATAACGGAACGGACCGAGTTCGAAAAACGTCTCGAAGAGAGCGAGTCCCGTTACCGTGCGGTGGTCGAGGACCTGACTGACCTGGTGTGCCGGCGGCTCCCCGATGGGACCATCACGTTTGCAAACGTGGCGTTTTGCCGGTATTTTGGTAAATTGCCCGAGGAACTGATCGGGAAAAAATTCCGTCCGAGGATACCCCTCCCCGATCTCGACACCCATGCGGATCCATTCGGAGCGGTCATCGTGCCGAATGCTCTCACGAGCCACGAGCAGAGGGTCCTGTCGGATATCGGGGATGTGCGCTGGATCCAGTGGCACAACCGGACGCTCTGCGACAGTTCGGGCGCAGTGCATGAGATCCAGAGTGTCGGGAGGGATATTACCGGACAAAGAGAGCGGGAAAAAGAGATCCTCATGAATAACTGTGCCATCGCCGCGTCTCCCTATGCCATCGCGCTCTGGAATTCTCCCGGCAGCGTGATCTACACCAATAACGCATTCCGTTCCCTGTTCGGGTATGACGACGAGCTGGAAATCCTGGGAAAGCCGCTCGAGCAGTTTGTCCTGAGGACCCTGGACAATAGCGTATACCATGTGGCGTCTTCTCTCCTGAACGAGGGGAGATGGTCCGGAACCGTTCTTGCCTCCAGGAAAGACGGGTCGGTATTTGAAGCAACCCTCTCCGGCCTGCTCCTGAAGGATGAACGGTATTTCCCCCAAAATGGCGGTATCGGGACCTTTACCGTCGGGGATAAGGTTCAAAAGACCCCGGAACCCGGAAGAGCACAAAAAACGCAGGCTGTAGCAGAAGAGCGCCCCGAACCTCCCGGACCTTCGCCGAAGTTCGAGATCACGGAATATTTCGACCCGATCCCTATGCCGACCTTCAGTCTCGACACTGCAGGAAAGGTCATTGTCTGGAACCGTGCGATGGAGGTCATCACAGGGGTCCGTCGTGAGGAGGTCCGCGGGACGGGCACCTACCGGGAGGTCCTGAAAGGGATATACCCGGAATTACAGCCATTGCTCATCGATATCATCGATACGCCCGAACACGAGCTGCGGGCACGTTATCCGGGAGTTGAACAGTACGGGAACGAATATTATCTCGAACGGTACGTTCCCTCGTTCAGGAATAACCGGGGTGCATACATAAACGAGAAAGCGGCCCGGATTATCGCCCCTTCGGGATCGGTTATCGCCTGTCTCGAGTCGATCCAGGATGTAACCGACGTGAAAAATGCACGAGAATCGCTCATGCGGATGAAGGAGGAGATCGACAGCTCCTTAAACGAAAAAATCCGGCAAATTCTGAATTATAACGGCATCAATGACATTTAG
- a CDS encoding helicase HerA-like domain-containing protein — MPERPVPIPFAKGEEIIYMLPAMANRHGLVAGATGTGKTVTLRVLAEQFSRIGVPVFLADIKGDLSGLAKPGGDNPKITERAAELGLAGFSPEGYPVTFWDVYGESGLPVRTTVSEMGPLLFSRILGLNEVQAGVLTVVFKVADDQGLLLLDLKDLTSMVRYCGDHAKDLKTRYGNIAPASVGAIQRNLLALELAGADRFFGEPALNVMDFVKTDPSGRGMINILTADRLIQSPVVYSTFLLWLLSELFEQFPEAGDLEKPKLVFFFDEAHLLFQDTGKPLEEKIVQVVRLIRSKGIGVFFVTQNPVDLPDPVLGQLGNRVQHALRAFTPKDQKEVKAAAQTLRQNPAFDTVAAITTLRIGEALISTLDATGSPSIVSRALVYPPESRMMPLSPGERSQVVIASPLRERYATTIDRESAYETLQRRVAAVQETRPSTPAGPHAPKRSGSGSADVVGAAAKSAARAIGSQVGREIIRGLLGSLAGTGKK, encoded by the coding sequence ATGCCTGAACGTCCGGTTCCGATTCCTTTTGCGAAGGGAGAGGAGATCATTTACATGCTGCCTGCGATGGCGAATCGCCATGGTCTCGTGGCGGGTGCCACCGGGACGGGAAAGACGGTCACGTTACGGGTCCTTGCGGAACAATTCAGCAGGATCGGGGTCCCGGTCTTCCTCGCCGACATCAAGGGGGACCTGTCCGGCCTCGCAAAGCCGGGAGGAGACAACCCGAAGATCACCGAAAGGGCCGCGGAACTCGGGCTCGCCGGTTTTTCACCCGAAGGATACCCGGTCACGTTCTGGGACGTCTACGGGGAGTCCGGCCTGCCGGTCAGGACCACGGTGTCCGAGATGGGGCCGCTCCTGTTCTCCCGGATCCTTGGCCTGAACGAAGTCCAGGCAGGAGTCCTGACGGTGGTCTTCAAGGTCGCCGACGACCAGGGCCTCCTCCTCCTCGACTTAAAAGACCTGACCTCGATGGTCCGGTACTGCGGCGACCACGCGAAGGACTTAAAAACCCGGTACGGGAACATCGCCCCCGCGAGCGTCGGGGCGATCCAGAGAAACCTGCTTGCCCTCGAACTGGCCGGGGCAGACCGTTTCTTCGGCGAGCCGGCGTTAAATGTCATGGATTTCGTGAAGACCGATCCTTCGGGCCGGGGGATGATCAACATCCTCACCGCCGACCGCCTCATCCAGTCCCCGGTGGTGTACTCGACATTTCTCCTCTGGCTCCTTTCGGAACTGTTCGAGCAGTTCCCCGAGGCGGGAGACCTCGAAAAACCAAAACTTGTCTTCTTCTTCGACGAAGCGCACCTGCTGTTCCAGGACACCGGAAAACCACTCGAGGAGAAGATCGTCCAGGTCGTCCGGCTGATCCGGTCCAAGGGAATCGGGGTGTTTTTCGTCACCCAGAACCCGGTGGACCTCCCCGACCCGGTCCTCGGCCAGCTGGGGAACCGGGTCCAGCATGCACTCAGGGCGTTTACCCCCAAAGACCAGAAGGAGGTGAAAGCGGCGGCACAGACGCTCCGGCAAAACCCCGCATTCGATACCGTGGCCGCCATCACCACGCTCCGCATCGGCGAGGCGCTCATCTCGACACTGGATGCCACCGGCAGTCCTTCCATCGTCTCGCGGGCGCTGGTCTATCCTCCGGAGAGCAGGATGATGCCGCTCTCGCCCGGGGAGCGAAGCCAGGTCGTTATTGCATCACCGCTCCGGGAGCGTTATGCAACGACCATCGACCGGGAGTCCGCGTACGAGACACTGCAGCGCAGAGTTGCGGCGGTGCAGGAGACCCGGCCCTCCACTCCGGCCGGACCACACGCTCCGAAACGATCGGGTTCCGGATCCGCGGACGTGGTGGGAGCCGCCGCGAAAAGCGCAGCGAGGGCGATTGGAAGCCAGGTCGGGAGAGAGATCATCCGGGGCCTGCTCGGGTCGCTCGCAGGGACGGGGAAGAAGTAA
- a CDS encoding PKD domain-containing protein, translating into MILRWRNVLGIMAIVLCLALPGQALHIPDVDEGLLSEQGCYVGAYLGGNQGANNALCVNYFMKVQADPYETQYLDHPSSYGERQGTGPSGIDTGMATFRGDLDAIQPGSGAKQVLISRYYDMNFYPDNNYGKIQYVESEAPYVWAERVIQQGGVPVLAFDPYALTDSTGVLNLSMTSMSGMTGTAILQDLATNLNTVAAKYPDKDGRPATVIIWFAHEFNTAPSVNPEANDYVDSPNKQAFREVFREAYAILHQYGGDGIQVAWAGNIAQTMADREYYWPQYDTNMNPLPNDSVDWVGMTWYPWTGGPTTLSSFQGFYDFYAVNRTHPFIFMETSADGWGDPVVEETLKTNQVTYLYNATTLSAYPYIKGIVWFNVVKGEQMTPTNQALVTKNFLIPDGQWNNHGQSTTVAGAVYSASNQSRAMLPLYPAAMADPYFLPVPTSPGPGGPEEFFADFTAAPRSGDAPLTVQFTDTSGGDPFRWYYQFGDGYTSTAQNPVHTYKNPGTYTVTLSIMKLEHNKVTSTTTEKVGYITVRGTPGGQLVASFTATPTSGAAPLTVRFTDTSTGDPTGFRYTFGDIYVSSSPDPVHTYKKPGSYDVRLTVWATAGGKLTSNTTLCRNCITVT; encoded by the coding sequence ATGATACTACGGTGGCGTAATGTTCTTGGAATCATGGCAATCGTGCTCTGCCTGGCGCTCCCGGGCCAGGCACTCCACATACCGGACGTCGATGAAGGACTGCTCTCCGAACAGGGGTGCTATGTCGGGGCGTATCTCGGAGGGAACCAGGGTGCAAACAACGCCCTCTGCGTGAACTATTTCATGAAGGTCCAGGCGGATCCCTACGAGACCCAGTACCTTGACCATCCCTCGAGTTACGGGGAGCGGCAGGGGACGGGACCTTCCGGCATCGATACCGGGATGGCAACTTTTCGAGGCGACCTCGATGCCATCCAGCCCGGTTCCGGGGCGAAACAGGTCCTCATCTCCCGGTACTACGACATGAACTTCTATCCCGACAACAACTACGGGAAGATCCAGTACGTGGAGAGCGAGGCCCCCTACGTCTGGGCCGAGCGGGTGATCCAGCAGGGCGGCGTCCCGGTGCTCGCCTTTGACCCCTACGCCCTGACCGACAGCACCGGCGTCCTCAATCTCTCCATGACCAGTATGTCGGGCATGACCGGCACGGCCATCCTCCAGGACCTCGCCACGAACCTGAACACCGTCGCGGCGAAGTATCCTGACAAGGACGGGAGGCCTGCCACGGTCATCATCTGGTTCGCCCACGAGTTCAACACCGCCCCCTCGGTCAACCCCGAGGCGAACGACTACGTGGACAGCCCGAACAAGCAGGCCTTCCGGGAGGTCTTCCGCGAGGCCTACGCGATCCTCCACCAGTACGGCGGGGACGGCATCCAGGTGGCCTGGGCCGGCAACATCGCCCAGACCATGGCGGACCGGGAGTACTACTGGCCGCAATATGACACGAACATGAACCCGCTCCCCAACGATTCGGTGGACTGGGTCGGCATGACCTGGTACCCCTGGACGGGCGGCCCGACGACGCTTTCCAGTTTCCAGGGCTTCTACGACTTCTATGCCGTGAACCGCACGCACCCGTTCATCTTCATGGAGACCAGCGCCGACGGCTGGGGAGACCCTGTCGTCGAGGAGACCCTCAAGACCAACCAGGTCACCTACCTCTACAATGCGACCACCCTCTCCGCCTATCCCTACATCAAGGGCATCGTCTGGTTCAACGTGGTGAAGGGAGAGCAGATGACCCCGACCAACCAGGCCCTGGTCACCAAGAACTTCCTCATCCCGGACGGCCAGTGGAACAACCACGGCCAGAGCACGACGGTCGCCGGAGCGGTGTACTCGGCCTCGAACCAGTCCCGGGCCATGCTCCCGCTCTACCCGGCGGCGATGGCCGACCCCTACTTCCTTCCCGTGCCGACCTCTCCCGGTCCCGGGGGTCCGGAGGAGTTCTTCGCTGACTTCACCGCAGCGCCCCGTTCCGGCGATGCACCCCTGACCGTGCAGTTCACTGACACGTCCGGCGGCGACCCGTTCCGCTGGTACTACCAGTTCGGCGACGGGTATACCTCGACCGCACAGAACCCGGTGCACACCTACAAAAACCCGGGCACCTACACCGTCACCCTCTCGATCATGAAACTGGAACATAACAAAGTCACCAGCACCACGACCGAGAAGGTCGGGTACATCACGGTGAGAGGGACGCCGGGAGGGCAGCTCGTGGCGAGTTTCACCGCGACTCCCACGTCCGGAGCCGCCCCGCTCACGGTCAGGTTCACCGACACCTCGACCGGGGACCCGACCGGGTTCCGGTACACATTCGGGGATATCTACGTGTCGTCAAGCCCCGACCCGGTCCATACCTACAAAAAGCCGGGGTCCTACGACGTCCGGCTCACGGTGTGGGCCACCGCCGGCGGGAAACTGACGAGCAACACCACCCTTTGCAGGAACTGTATCACGGTGACGTGA
- a CDS encoding alpha/beta fold hydrolase — protein sequence MNKKSILILAFFAAFCFIVAAGCTGVPTNPTPVPSETVHYPTVSINTTPVKYVRVNGVDLAYREYGSGGEPILLNEGFGETQDTAWNATFLGIVATKYHVYTYDYRGVGYSNDTPGNHTIAEYADDAAALMQALGYSSMNVYGQSMGSCISQQLVIDHPERVRKLVLDSVSYSIRIPEAQNLYNKIEAVANNTTPASPGITKEAYACLAWNGTWNGLSGISQNTMLVVGTADVITPQAIAVQMAGQINGTWLVRFKDLPHIGNHEAPVEYGENALDFLGMNESPPYANP from the coding sequence TTGAACAAGAAATCGATCCTTATTCTGGCCTTTTTCGCGGCCTTTTGCTTTATTGTCGCTGCTGGCTGCACGGGCGTTCCGACAAACCCGACGCCCGTCCCAAGCGAGACCGTGCACTACCCGACGGTCTCGATCAACACGACCCCCGTCAAGTACGTTCGTGTGAACGGGGTAGACCTGGCGTATCGTGAGTACGGGTCGGGCGGCGAACCGATCCTTCTGAATGAAGGATTCGGAGAAACCCAGGATACCGCGTGGAATGCAACCTTCCTCGGGATCGTTGCGACAAAATACCATGTGTATACCTACGATTACCGTGGGGTGGGATACAGCAACGATACCCCCGGAAACCACACGATCGCAGAGTATGCCGACGATGCGGCGGCACTGATGCAGGCCCTCGGATATTCGAGCATGAATGTGTACGGGCAGTCCATGGGTTCCTGCATCTCCCAGCAGCTCGTCATCGATCATCCCGAACGCGTCAGGAAACTGGTCCTCGACTCCGTCAGCTACAGCATCAGGATTCCCGAGGCCCAGAACCTCTACAACAAAATCGAGGCGGTAGCCAACAATACCACACCGGCATCCCCGGGGATAACGAAAGAAGCCTATGCGTGCCTCGCATGGAACGGGACCTGGAACGGCCTTTCCGGGATTTCCCAAAACACCATGCTCGTCGTCGGGACCGCTGACGTGATTACGCCCCAGGCGATTGCCGTCCAGATGGCAGGCCAGATCAACGGGACGTGGCTCGTCCGGTTCAAGGATCTCCCCCATATCGGGAACCATGAGGCCCCCGTCGAATATGGAGAGAATGCGCTCGATTTCCTCGGGATGAACGAGTCGCCCCCCTATGCCAATCCTTAA
- a CDS encoding DUF1254 domain-containing protein — translation MRLFLIFGVIILIVALLCAGCTSRNLPATPASQAIGGITIPTTTGPPSPDEARQIAAAAYVYGYPLVFMEVLREHQTAVTAPDILRGLAPANQMVRVYQVPIDQFQSRAPWPITDASYVGAWLDLTEEPVVLSVPSSEGRYYVVMLEDPWTYDLSSVGTRTTGNGPGNFAVVGPGWNGTLPPDVTRIESPSRYVMLAARAQVDGPADLPATAAFLDNVTLTPLSAWGTNYTPPANVPVTSNVTPNSLSSASAAYIANMTPDAFYDRLATAMVASPPYPEDTPVLDQIARIGIVPGAPFDWSGMNATMQDAIARGYSDGIAQVNAAAVEWPGDVEVHGWRAVFDMGAYGTNYALRAGLAAGYGAGNLVEDALYWWSAANATGVPYSGQNNYVLHFAPHSTPPANAFWSVTLYNINGQFVQNPLDKYAISSHAGNPVYNPDGSLDIYIQQTTPGADKESNWLPAPQDRFMLIIRMYWPQESALNGSWEPPEVQRVG, via the coding sequence ATGAGACTTTTCCTGATATTCGGCGTAATTATTCTCATCGTCGCACTCTTGTGCGCCGGTTGTACAAGCCGGAACCTCCCGGCAACGCCTGCCAGCCAGGCGATCGGCGGCATCACGATTCCCACCACGACTGGTCCGCCGAGCCCGGACGAAGCCCGGCAGATCGCGGCGGCAGCGTACGTCTACGGTTATCCCCTCGTCTTCATGGAGGTCCTCCGGGAGCACCAGACCGCAGTGACGGCGCCCGATATCCTGCGGGGCCTCGCACCCGCCAACCAGATGGTGAGGGTATACCAGGTACCGATCGACCAGTTCCAGAGCCGTGCCCCCTGGCCCATCACCGATGCGAGCTATGTCGGGGCGTGGCTGGACCTGACCGAAGAGCCGGTGGTGCTGAGCGTTCCCTCCTCGGAAGGGAGGTACTACGTCGTAATGCTCGAGGATCCCTGGACGTATGATCTCTCGTCCGTAGGAACCCGCACGACCGGCAACGGGCCCGGCAACTTCGCCGTCGTCGGTCCCGGATGGAACGGCACGCTCCCCCCGGACGTGACGAGGATCGAGTCCCCTTCACGTTACGTGATGCTCGCCGCCCGGGCACAGGTTGATGGTCCCGCCGATCTTCCTGCGACGGCGGCCTTCCTGGACAACGTCACCCTGACGCCGCTCTCCGCGTGGGGCACGAACTACACGCCGCCGGCCAATGTGCCGGTAACGTCTAATGTGACTCCGAATTCGTTATCTTCCGCGAGTGCCGCGTATATCGCGAACATGACCCCCGATGCGTTTTACGACCGCCTGGCAACGGCCATGGTAGCCAGTCCTCCCTACCCCGAGGATACGCCCGTCCTCGACCAGATCGCACGAATCGGCATCGTCCCGGGCGCACCGTTCGATTGGAGCGGCATGAACGCCACGATGCAGGACGCGATCGCCCGGGGTTATTCGGACGGTATCGCCCAGGTCAACGCCGCAGCCGTTGAATGGCCCGGCGATGTCGAAGTCCACGGCTGGAGAGCCGTGTTTGACATGGGGGCCTACGGGACCAACTACGCCCTCCGTGCCGGCCTGGCAGCGGGATACGGAGCCGGAAACCTCGTGGAGGACGCACTGTACTGGTGGTCAGCAGCCAATGCGACCGGCGTCCCCTATTCCGGCCAGAACAACTATGTGCTCCACTTTGCCCCCCACAGCACCCCGCCCGCGAACGCGTTCTGGTCGGTCACACTCTACAATATCAATGGCCAGTTCGTACAAAATCCTCTGGACAAGTATGCGATATCATCGCACGCAGGAAATCCGGTCTACAACCCGGACGGGTCGCTGGATATCTACATCCAGCAGACGACTCCCGGTGCCGACAAGGAGTCCAACTGGCTTCCCGCTCCACAGGACAGGTTCATGCTTATCATCCGTATGTACTGGCCGCAGGAGTCCGCCCTGAACGGATCGTGGGAGCCACCGGAAGTGCAGAGGGTGGGGTGA